caatttggcgcatatacatttactaataccacctgcaccccctccagtttcccactgaccataatgtaccgacctcccacgtccgagactgttctacccacctcaaacaccacctgtttattgatcaggatcgtgacccctctagtctttcaatctagtcccgagtgaaacacctggctgacccagccattccccaatctaacctggtccgttatcttaaggtgcgtctcctgcaacattatcacgtccaCCTTCAATCTCCTAAGTTGCGCgagcacacgtgcccttttaaccggtccatttaaccctcaaacattccaggtgatcagcctagttggggggctcattgccccccccaccctccgctgctcagccacccccttttttaggcccacctccagcccgtgtTCCGCGCCTCCACCGATCCGCCCACAGGCAGCCCCcgatctcctctctgtccctcagcccaagtccctcctttgtcagcagaacattcacccccccccagcacaacaccctgtaacccaacccctttcctaaaccaaacatatgcacaccccccactgcacttccgagagctagctcaccgaGCTAGCTTggcggcccccatccccggcggcagatagtcttccacctattgttctctctccttcaccccccccccccccccctccccccgctcatacaaacaaactccaacatcaaacaatccccacataattgcccaacagaaaaaacaccgagatcaaaacaagcacacctccatcccccaacagtgcaaatgaaaaccttaactcactcagctctactcctggttccaaatcaatgcaaacggcacctCAAACCCATCTTCCATAAAACGgagaacgagaaactttttacaaaaacagaggaacaaaacagagaaacaaaaacatgaacgttgcagccaagttcaaaagttctcagtccttcgccagcccttcctttcttgcaaagtccaacgtgtcctcaggcgactcgaagtaaaagtgttgatcctcatgcgtgacccagagacgggctgggtataacagtccaaacttcacctttttcttgaaaaggatcgtcctgatctgattgaagcctgccctcctcctggccacctccacgctcaggtcttggtaaacccgcaggatgctattgtcccatttatagctccgtgtctgcttggctcacTGCAGAATATACTCCTTatctgagaacctgtggaatctcaccaccatagccctcggaatGTCTCCcatccgcggcttcctcgcgagtgctctgtgagccctatccacctccaagggccgggagaatgccccattcccccagcagcttctcaaacatgcctgcgacgtatgTCCCAGCGCCGTTCCTTCGGactcctccgggagcccgacaattcttaggttctgccggtgggaccaattctctaggtcctccaacttctccagaagcttcttttgctggtccctcagcatccccacctccagttccactgcagtctgatgctccccctgctcagccagcgccttctccaccttctggatcgcccgatcctgggcgtccaatctgagctccacccactcaatcaatgcttttattgggtccaagcagtcacGTTTCTGTGTCGCAAAgccctcctgaatgacttgcatcagctgctccatagactgctgggtcgacaagccagaggtgcgCCCCTCCGCCATGTTCTCTCCTGTTGCAACTTcaccccaagtcttctctgtctttctgtttctgcccttacgaacacttctagtccttttctccatgtaCCGAAGTGGGAATTCTGTAGAGAATTGCCAGTGACGTCCGTTCTTCAATTCAACTCCGTTAAAAAATagtgggaaaaggtccaaaagtccgaccagagcgggaaccaccaaatgtgtgacttactccttcatagccaccaccggaagtcctccggggctagaattgaccacacACCAGGCCGGGAGTGGCAATATAACTTGGGGGCTCAGGTCCCTGATCTTTGGAATGGCAGACGCCGATGAttgggttacagtataaattaaaaagaCACACCAGGTTTGTAGTGGTATAAGGATGGCTCTGGAGGCTGCTAAGATTTTATTCAGGTGGACGGCCTGTCTTTGGTTTCTTGAAAAGGGTTTCAAAACGGCAAGCTGGTGAATTGGCAGGTAAATGAATATAGAGATGCCAGCTAAAGCTAGGAAGGCAGAAATATGTGATGTATTCGTTGAATATGTgggtctgttagaaacacaggagagcTCACATGgttctgagactcagagggatctgggtgtccaagagcaggaatcacaaaaggcgagtttccaggtacagcaagtaattaggaaagctaatagactgttattgtttattgtgggggaattgaatacaaaagtcgggaggttatgcttcagttatacaggacattggcgagaccacatctggagcactgtgtactgtATTGCTCATTTACCGCCAGTCCAGCAGaacaaaaccctccgaccctccccattgatgaactgtcagaatgaacaaaatgccgtcctggatgtaattgaagcagaaacaataacagcaaaatccaacccctgtaatcacttgtgaacttggtgtctcagcaggcgccatgaatcatggattcccttcccagactgggagcaggtgaacggtctctactCAGTGTGAACTCGACGGTGTgatttcaggctggataactgagtgaatcccttcccacactgagagcaagtgaacggcttctctccagtgtgaactcgctgatgttttcgCATGTTGGATAattgactgaatcctttcccacactgagagcaggtgaatggtctctccccagtgtgaactcgacggTGTGATTTCAGGTTGGATAacccagtgaatccctttccacactgaggacaggtgaatggcttctccccagtgtgaactcgctgatgttttcgcaggttggataattgactgaatcccttcccacactgagagcaggtgaaaggccactccccagtgtgaactcgctggtgtgacttcaggttggataacacagtgaatcccttcccacattgagaacaggtgaacggcctctccccagtgtgaactcgctgatgtgactgcaggtgggataactgagtaaattccttcccacactgagaacaaatGAATAGCCTCTCCCTGgtatgaacccgctggtgtctccgcaggccggataactgagtgaatcccttcccacactgagagcaggtgaacagcctctccccagtgtgaactcggcggtgtgcccgcaggttggataactgagcaaattccttcccacactgagagcaggtgaatggcctctccccagtgtgaactcgctgctgtgtctgcaggttggataactgagtgaaacccttcccacagtgagagcaggtgaatggcctctccccagtgtgaacttgttggtgtgtctgcaggttggataactgagtgaattccttcccacactgagagcaggtgaactgcctctccctggtgtgaactcgctggtgtgactgcaggttggataactgcgtgaatcccttctcacactgagagcaggtgaacggcctctccccagtgtgaatgcgccgatgagcttccagctgtgatggggctctaaatcccttcccacagtccccacatttccacggtttctccatgttttgggtgtcctcgtgtctctccaggttggacaatcagttgaggcctcgtccacacacagaacacgtgtacggtctctccccgctgtgaatggtgtgatgtgttttcaggctgtgtaactggttaaagctctttccacagtcagtgatcTGG
This portion of the Scyliorhinus torazame isolate Kashiwa2021f chromosome 5, sScyTor2.1, whole genome shotgun sequence genome encodes:
- the LOC140422304 gene encoding uncharacterized protein, translated to MEKPWKCGDCGKGFRAPSQLEAHRRIHTGERPFTCSQCEKGFTQLSNLQSHQRVHTRERQFTCSQCGKEFTQLSNLQTHQQVHTGERPFTCSHCGKGFTQLSNLQTQQRVHTGERPFTCSQCGKEFAQLSNLRAHRRVHTGERLFTCSQCGKGFTQLSGLRRHQRVHTRERLFICSQCGKEFTQLSHLQSHQRVHTGERPFTCSQCGKGFTVLSNLKSHQRVHTGEWPFTCSQCGKGFSQLSNLRKHQRVHTGEKPFTCPQCGKGFTGLSNLKSHRRVHTGERPFTCSQCGKGFSQLSNMRKHQRVHTGEKPFTCSQCGKGFTQLSSLKSHRRVHTE